GCTTGTTGGAATGATTGAATGCTTTCCTTGTCCTGTACAGACATGCTAGACACGTACTCGGGTATTTTTAGTGCAGTTGTTCGGTAAGCTATGACTAAACTAAGAGGTAAAAACACAGTTAACTTTCAAGATTCAAATCTGATTAATGGGACACTGGGCTCCTCTGGTTACTTTAGTTTCAAGTGAAAACtttgtgaaaaaaacatgaaacaggtTGATACAGGTTATAAATAATGAGAATTTTGTGTTCCTGCATAGGTTGAGAACCCACCAAGTCCCTGAAAAGCTAACATTTGGGAGTATTCACCAGTGATTTGCAggccaaacacaaacatttaagtGTGTTACAAAACCATCATTtactttttcagatttttagGATGAGAAAATTGGCTCTCCttaatttaaaaactaattgGATTGaaaaatacacactgaaaaaacaagGCTATTTAAAGGATAGGTTCACTTtttttcaccttcatcttcatatAATACTCACATGACTGTACGTACATTGAAAGTGTTTTTGGTTACTCAGTTGTTGATCAGAGTCTTCAattaccttcaacaagtccagtgGACTTTTGTTCAACTTCTATGGAATAACATTGatctggatgactgagaatcttcacagacaagTTGTGAAACACCTTCTTTGAAAGATGTTACAGTCATTGTTGGGGGATAATATCCATTCAAATATCCCAGGATAAGTCATGACGATGTGATAGTGATCCAGACAGCCTGACCCTGAAACTCAAGCAACTAAATGGGACTCAGCCATCattaatcaatcattttattatttaaacctgtgctgctcctgctgtgatatgtcaaaatgtcaatttGTTTTACAAAAGGTGAGAGGTGAGTAGGTGAAAACATGAACAGAGATATCATTTTTGTTACAGTTACTACACACCTGTGGCTGGAGGTGGTCATCCAGGCTTTAAAGTTGATGTAAAACGTGAAAAAAGTGGTATTAAGTGGTATATTTTCCAGGTGCAGGTGGCATGTTTAGCCTAGTTGTTGGCTCATCCTATGAGATACCCaataaattcaaaattcaaCTGTAGCGTGAAGGCTACCAGATACACAGCTCTCATATTTCTTTTAATCCAAATGAGGAATCACATTTTACCGTCAATGCCTCAACCATAAATGAGTGTATCCTATTCAGTAAATCATCAATAAGATATCATTACAGGAACCACCctctttgataaaaaaatatgctTCACTGTAAGTTCTTTCAGTTTGAAAAGTTGTCTTTTGTAACACCAATCACCTTTACAGTCAGATCTATGCTGGAGGCAGAAGCgggaaggacacacacacacacacacacacacacacacacacacacacacacacacacacacacagagacagggaTAAGTTGTGATTGTTGGCCAAGACTTCGGCGGAAATCACCATGAAAGGAACTCCGGCTGACTCAACTGATAGGAGGAGGGTTGTTTGGGGATTACCATGGAGAGGGAAGAGCTGACGTCACatcgcacgcacacacacacacacacacacacaggagtatCAGTGAGGCCAAACACTTCTGACTGGTTTTTACCTACCTTAAATATGGCTTTTGAGCCTTTATAGGGGCTCTGAAAGAAAACTCTTAATTCCCAATCCAATGTTTAAtgatagtataatatagtatgaTATGTCTACACTATGTCTTGCACCAGTTTACAGGCGGCTGTGATTCAACAGGTTGTTTGGAGATACACACCAGGaggcgtgtgcgtgtgtgtgtgtgtgtgtgtgtcatggtgtGTTGGTCTATTAGGTATTACGTGTATTTTGAGCTTGGTGACTCATAGGTTTACTTTATTTGGCTCAGATCTACTACACGGTCCCTCCTACCACACACTTCCTCACATCCTGGGTTATAAGTCTGGACGGCTCACCTCGAGGTAAATCACTCAGAGAGCGGGAGGATGTATTCAGATCTAGAGTGCGGAATTTGTTACCGGGTCTATAACGCAGGTCGACGCTGTCCCCGGGAGCTCCACTGCAAACACAGCTTCTGTGAGGGCTGCCTGCTGACCCTGTCACGACCCCCGGGACGCGATGAGGGGCGCCTGGGAGCGGACAGATTAATCGTCTGCCCGCTGTGCCGACACACCACATCCATCTCCGGAGAGGGGGCGGTGAGATCCCAGCTGATGGTGGATGAGTGCGCCCTGGAGCGGCTGCTTGCTGCGGGAGTCCTCGACCGAGAGGAGGACCCGGAGGACGAGGACGTCTGTGACGACACCGAGAGGCCGACGCCTCCCGAGAGTCCAGCCGAGGAGAGCGACTCATTCTCGGCCTCAGGATTCGGGAGGCACCGGGGGCGTTGGAGGAAAGTTTGGAGGAAGATTTGcgggaagaggagaagagaaagtaAGTCGATCGAGGACTGTGGTTTATGAGAAGTGCTTGTTGGCTAAATAAAGTGTACGAGGGAGAAAACATTAGGGAGCtcttaaaatgaacatttttagaATGAGGTTTGGTAGGTCAGAGTTGGGGCTATTACAACAGGCTCTTGTTTATTTAAGGCTATAAAGTTGACAGAATATGACACAGCTAGTTTAATGTTGAAGTACAATGTTGAGGATTTTAGTTTCAGGTTgaatttcagtttcatttcataaaATCATGTAAACTTCATCTTCATGTAAACTTTCTGAAATAGTGCTGAAATAGACCATAACTTTATATGTGTAATTTTAACAGGAAGCTTTATCTTAAAAATGGTGGATTTTTTTCTAATGTGTCCTCTTGTCCTTTAACAGACTTGATGACCAACGAGGACCTGAGGAGCTTGGCCTTGATGTCCTGCTACATGTTTTAAGGAACCTACGGCTTCAGATACCCTGGATAATGTGATGCTTTGTTGTCAGTGCCTCTGCCACGGAACATggacttgatgatgatgaaacctTGCTGGGAAGACATGTACACAGACAAGCACGATTTAAGTTTTGTAATCGCTAGTTTAAATGACGACCACTATGTAGCTGTTGCACTCAAACGAGGAACAAACAGAAAGCTTGCGAATCACCAAAGTGGCCCCATTTTAGGCCTATTACTGCACTAAtgtatcttatttattttttcattaatgtatttattttgatatatttgttACATATTTAAGGAAAAATTAAATTACTTCTGGTTTCAACTCAccttttgaagttttttttgtggatgTGTGCTGAATTCTGATAGTTTGGGTGATTCAGTAtgtgtattaaataaaaaaacaaaacaatggccttgtgtgtgaatttgtgcaaaaatacagttaaaatgaGTCATTGCATCAAATCTAGGCTGaactaaaaacagactttacatGATAAAATTCAAGGAGGGGATAAAACTATCCTTGGATTGAAAGGAAATTGAagacaaacacataaaacaaatattacacAATGAGAtcaaatattaaagaaaatctaATGTTTTCTACATATAATGGGCTAAAATAGGACAACTACCTTTCGCAGACAGCTCCAGGAAGTGGGTCACTTGAAGCCAGGTGAAAAGCGTTGCCTCCAATTAGACTCACAACCAGCAGCAAAGCGTCAAAGCTCAATGACTTACTTGTTTGACAAGTAAAACACATGGACTGACAACACTGCTACAGCTTATGTTAAAGAATTCTTGACAATCATACAAGCCGAGCTGTCAATAATGTTAGAAAGGTAATTATCACATTTTGCACCCTTTTTGCACATGTAATCATAAAATTCAACAAGCATTGGTTGTTATTTTTGATTGTCAGCACTTCTATTCCCATATATTACAAAAATGCtcattttttcctcctctgcagactcttgtttgtctctgtgctgaTCTTTGCAGCTGTCATGTCATTTATCATGTGTTCAGATGCTGCAAGAGGTGAGAGCAAGCAGGCCAGTGTATGGCAGGCCAAAACTGCAGTGTATGCAGTTTCCGTGAGCTAATTCTCATCTCTCTCAAAAATGTCTTGAGTTGCACGTGTTGGCTGATTGGATTAGATGGAGGCTGACATATTTGCTCCCTTAAAGCTGCAGCTAAATGTTTTAACAATGTCATCTGGCATGTCTTTAACTTGGCAAGCCAGCATTGAGCTTTGTTTggaaatgtaacaaaaatgtAGAGTGATAAGGGTTTTATTTATATGAGATTTATAGCAAGTTATACAAACAAATCTGGAAATGTATTTGATTGTGAGGCATAGTAATTCCAGGTTATATTTAACTAAATGAGGGTATAAAATGGGCATGTAATATCAAAATGACGTACTAAAGATAAAACCatataaatgtaaacaaatgtaaAGAATTAAATGAGAGCTTTAACCTGAAGGATTTTTCTTCTGATATTTTTACGTATTTTTATTATGTAAATTATGTGGAATTAGAAGGAATGAATTATTTCtcttgtactttttgttttccacCTTTTAGCCAGTCCAATAATAACTCGAGTGAAGCCCAAAGCCCTGAGACGACTGTATACTCCATACAGTCAGCATCGTCCCCTCTCTGCTAGCCTGCTATCAAGTGAAACTGGACTCCAAACTGGAACTAATGGTGAAACTGAGACCAGCGGGAATTGTAGAAAGGCCACGTCAATCATTGACCATCAATCAAACCCTGAGCGGTTTACAGAGGGTAGCTTTGTTTACAATCAAAACATCCCTGATAACGGACAGTTTCGAGCAGGAATGACAAGAGTTCAGAGTGGAGTGAGGCCAGCGAGCAGCATTTCCACCAGCCATGGAGGACAAAGCTTTGAGAGAAGAGAATCCAGTATGAGTTACCACCCCCTCTCTCAGAAAACAGCCCAGAGTGGAAATTCATACCCAGCGATCATTAGAGAGTCATCTCACAAAGAAGCTGCCAGACCCTTTCATCAGGGCTCTTGTGCTTCACATGTGTGGGACCCCAGAGATGCTCAGAAATCCTATGACGAAGAAAAAGTTCTTGGAAAAGACTCTCCAAAGGTGGCTGAAGATAAAACAGCCTGGCAAccatcttctcttttttcatccCAAACAGCTAGATATTGGAGTACTTCACTGCCAGTGTCAAGAAGGCATTACAGCGGCTATAAAGAGACAAATGAGCTCTCTGCAGCTGGAGCGCAGAGTGCATCTAGAGGGAGTCAATCAAGCACATTTCTCAGCTTTGCAAGTCAAACTGCCCCTCATGCACCATCAGTCAGCAATGGCTTAGACGCCTCTGTTATTAAAAGCAATCCAAGCCCAGAAAAACTGACATCATCCATCACAGATTTCTCCCAGAGTTTGCACTCGGTGAGCAGCAGTGAGACACCCAGGCACAGAACGGTCCTGTCTTATCTGTTCAAGGAACTCCAGACGTCTTCTGGTGGACATGAGAAAGCTGAGACCGGGGACAGACTCCAAACTTTTCCCTCAACACCACATAAGCGAAGGCCCTCTGATGCACAAGTTTCCAGCAggttttcttcacattttaaacaatcaCAGAGAGAAGAACCAACCACGGAAGTGCAAAATCTGTCTGATATTGCCAATGCACCGTATCAGAATGCCAATGTGGCCCAGTATGGCCCTCAGATACATAGTTTTACCAAAAATCAACGCAGCCCACCAAAAACTCCTGCTCCAGGGACAGACAACACCATGAAAAGTTTTGCCCCTATACCTCGTGTGCATTTCCAGGGTGACTACGCCACCAGCAGCAAGAAATCTGTATTACGTAGCCTGATTAATACAACCACAAGAGGATCAATGCATGCTTACAAACCTGGacaaaccattaaaaaaaacagtggctTCAGAGGATTCCAGACTCCTGCGTGGAAAGCTGTGAAGGAGCCGTCGATCTTCTCCTCCAGTGGCTCTAATGAAAGGGCCGACTCTCGACGATACAGCTTTGACAAAGGAAAGtttaaaatcacaaacagaTACCCCTCTTTGTCACCAAAGTATAGTTTTAGTCGGAGAGAAGCATTTGCAACAGAGAGGACATCCACAAATTACTCATCATCCCCTCTTGGCACTTCAGATCTCGTCCACACCATGATGTCTGCAAGGCAGTTGACACCAAGATTTAAGGGAGATGGGCCTCTGCTGCCTGAAAGTGACGTCGGTACGGACAGCAACCCAGATCGCAGATGGTTCAGCGTCTCCAGAAGAACATATGGCCTCAAAGGATTTGGCACTCGACCACTCGAGGGAGCCAAACCTTTAGTTAGTGAACCAGACAAGTCTGCCAAAGCCCAGCAGGGATTTGGAGGTCTTAAACTTAGCAGCTGGCAACCAAAAAGCAGCAGGATTCACAGGTGGTACAATGAAACAGGTGAAACAGAGCCAGGCAGCAGCCACGTATCCACGATGAGTCAGAATGAGCTGAGCAGTGAGCACCTCAAAACACTTCCAAAGACACCAGAAAGCATTGAATCAGACACCAGATCTACACCCAAGAAATATAAGAAAAGTCGCAAAATCTATACTTCTCACCCAGGATTTCACCCGGTTCAAAACAGACCTGGAAAtgcaaataacaaaacacagTTGAAGTACAAAGAACCAGAGCCGACCACAGCATCAGTTAGTTACATCTCCTCAGCTTTTATCACATCAGCAGGGAATCTCACGGTTGAATCCAGCCCAAAATCTGAACCCAACACAACCAAACCTTTTGCAATGAGGGCGAGCCTGTTCCAcagctccaccagcagcacagtgagagGGAAACGTGTGAAAGGAAAACGCAAAAAGCTCAACGAATCAACCTCCCCGACAGGTAATGCTGGACATTTAGCCATAGTCAGGCTTCCCAAGCGGCCTGCCAGAGTCAAAGCTGTCACGTACACCGATGTTCTCGGAAGTGCTTCGTTCAGTGGTGTCAGAGCTACAACCCAGATACCAATCACACCAGCTGATAAGGCTTATTTCCAAAACACTACGGCTGCGAACAAGCAAAAAGGAGCGGCGGCTCATCGGCCCTTAGAGCCTGAGGATGCAGCGCACGGCAGAATCCACACGAGCAGAGGTCTTGAAGCACATGAGGGAGAAGATTCCAGTCGTTCTGAGGGAAACAGGACGGCTGTTAGAAGTGATAAactaaacatgaaaacatctgaTTTACCCCCAGATGATGAAGGAAGTGGAAGTGGAGGTGCTAACATGTCTCATGTTTTTTCAACTGATACTACAAAGAGCGAAGATTTGTTAGGACTAGACTACCTACGACTGTCAACTGGGAACATCTCCTTCAAGTCCATGAAACTGTCTCGTACCGAGAAATGAGAGAGGAACTTGAACTGTGATGTGGTTTGAACGATTGCAATAAAAGCTGGGAAAGTACTTGTGAGTTTGTTCTTGGGTAAACAATGGCTGCTACTGAATCACTGGAAAAATTTTGTACAACtcatccatttaaaaaaaaaaaaaatgttctcaaaGACATGACGTTGATAAATAATATGCAGTCTTGGTTGTTGATGTATGTGAATAGTTAGTAACAAGGAGCTTCAGTTGGTCGCCTGGGAACTTTTATGGCTAAATACTTCTGCTATAAACCCGCtttataaaacatgttttcaatgtCAGTTTTTGTACGCATAAACAAACTGATGTAATGCGTCACTTGGTGAGCTTTAGTTGTGCTCACAGGCTGATTTTGTTACGTTTGGGGAGAGCCAGTCAGGCTgttccccccctcccccctgctaagctaactggctttTGGCGCTAGCTTCATGTTTAGCTAATGGATGACAAGTAGAGGTAACACTACACATTTTCTCATCCTGAAAGCAATTTAACAAAATGACGAACTGTGAGCACAATAACAACAGCTttacaatataataaaatgcaatataaatacagttaaagcctaaaaatgaccacagaaaCCAAAATATTGGAACATTACAATCTTTCAAATGCACTCTTAATACAGGGCTATCTAGTAAAACATATTGTTCATAGCTAAAACAATTCAACAATTTCAAACAGTaactattttgataaatgattaGTCACTTTTGaagccaaaatgtcaaatatagCTGGTGCCTGCTTCTTGaatgtgaaggttttttttttttttttttgctttgttttattttcaattagTAATACATAACAATAAATTGACCATATggtttaataataaaaaaatcaaagataGTGTTCTCTGAATGAAAAAAAGGCTTAGGCAGAAGCATAAGCTTATTTAATACTATCCTACATTTAATACTTAGCATTAACGTTAACCTCACTACAATGACATGAAATATatgatgaaacagaaacagataaACATCCTATTGTATATGGTAGTAGACGGAGTATCTTTCTGGGctgtttaaaataatgttttacagacaaagcCCTCTGGTTTTCCCATTGTTTCATACATTGTGGTAAAAGCCACTCATCTGACACGACCAGCAGGTTACAAAATAGGCTGGGGATGATTTGAAAATACTATAAATCACATCTGGTAACACAGCATTTTTATTAAATGACGCCCTCCGGCTCTGACCTCAAGCCCCCTCCTCTCCTGGGAGAAACCAAAACCTTGTGACGAGTGGAAAATCAGCAGAGGTCAAACATGGATTCCTGAGCGTAACTTTTGCCTCATTTGGCAAATAATTTGCCAATAACGTGATGTCGAGTATGAAGAGGGGAAACGAAGGAAGGTCATTCCTGAGGCTTTTTATAAATTGATTGTATTCCCATTCCTTGTGTCCTCATTTTCCAGGCAGGCAGTGGCTATTCAGTGTGCTGACACAGATTTTCCATCTCCTCCTTTGAGCTTACAAGGAGGGTTTCAGCATGCTGGTCTATGTGTTAACACACTATGAGATGGAAAAACCTGATCTGGCCCTTTGTGAGAAGGTCTTTGCCAAAGCCATTAACAAGTATACAAAGAGTAATTGAAGAAAACAAGTAATTCTATGGTTTGTTTCTATTGATTTAAACCATAAAGGAAACACAGACTGTAATGGAAGTGGTTTGTTAGTTTGCAATCAAAAGAAGTATGCTGCAATAAGCTTACCTGTACTGTTAGTGGCGACTGAACTGGCTATGGAGCGTACCTGACCTCATCTGCATGTACAGCAAGAGCAGATTTTCCACTAGATGGCGATACTCATCCATTTTGTCACCCCACGTGGGACCTAAAGTACTACATGTTGTAGTTCTCATGCTGTGGCGTCCCATTGGGCTGTGAAGCAGAGGgattgtacaaaataaaaagaagacaAGATGAATTGCCAAATGATTGTGATGgattttggtctttttaagCTTTTAAGAGCAAAACTGTTGGTTTTTCTTCTACACTTGTCAATTACCCAACCAAGCATTCAGTTTCAGGGGCACTGGGTCCACGCTAAGCCGACATCACAGCTCCCACCAAGTCCATTCACACCACCTGACCCCTCACTCTTTCCCAGTCTGCCAGCTCCACCTAAATACCAGCGCTACTACTACTTGTTCTCGATCTACAAGCTCAAAGGGGCCCCACAgcaaggagagggagggagggtttGAGGGGATCTGCCAGTCAAAGTTAAACACATTGTACATTGGATtaacccccctccaccccagCACCATCATACCAATACCCGTGGAAAGCAGGACCATCCACTTTCCCATAGAGCTGAGAGGTATTTAGGTGATATGATGTTTTGAGGTTTCCGCCTGCTGGCATGTCAAGGCGTTGGCCTGCCGGCTCCTTCAAAGTTCCCCTCtttctgtgctgtcttttgtGTAGCTGAGTGTTTGAGCGTCTGGTTCACACACTCCCTTCTTTTCCAAGTGTGTGTACTCGCCGATAATATTccctcagagtgtgtgtgtgtgtgtgtgtgtgtgtgtgtgtgtttatcacagACAGTGTGGTGTTCTTTTGCAAAGCCGGCCCTCCCCCCTTTCCTACTGTGAGGGGAATTCTGTACCATGTGTCTGCGGTTTTCAGGGAGCTTTCAAGGAAAATAAAGCACACAGGCCTCACAgccaccaacccccccccccccccccccccttcaacTCCACCACTCCTCCAAAACGCcttcctcacctccctccttcctccccttctcGCCTTCCCTCGCTCACTCACTCCATGTGGCACTTTTTGACGCTTCCGACCTCCCTGTTTCGCAGCAGCAACTGAGCGACGAAGCTAATTTCACATGCAGCCTGTAACAGAGACAAATCCATAATCATGGCAAACATTCTCTTATGAggcgtgagagagagagagagagagggagggagggagggagagaaagggtgagagagagagtgagcgtTAACTGGTGGGGAGGaaaggaaggggagggagggaaagacagagaaaggcTTTTTGTTTGGCTAAGTACACTATGTGAAAGAGGGGGCGGTGAGGAAAAGAGAGCTGGAAATACATTAGAAGACGGTTGCATCGGCTGTGGCACTTGTGGTTCAGATTACCTCACATGGCATGCAGTGGCTGGACCCAACCATCAGATCCACTTGGTTTGaccgtgactgtgtgtgtaaactgacTTTATTGAGTCTACAGTGTTTAACTTTGCCCTAAAACCTATATGGAAGGACTGGGGAGgggggaaaagagggaaagtTGGGAGGATTAGCAGAGGCAGCTTGTAGTGTACAGACTGTAATCCAGGGCTTTATTGGCTCGGTCAACATAAAGTAGGTTCACCTAAGCTAAAACACCTGTAGCATTACTTATCTAGTTTATTATGGCAACTtgccacagagaaaaaaaacacaaaatctggcTCTACACGTATCTGAATCACCGTAGCTACGCTTCCTGTATCTTAACTCACACTTGAcctatactgtatgtttgaatGAGTGCGAAGGATGGGAAGGAAGCAATCTAGGAGCATGAAATACCACTTACATTAACATTCCCACATCTGCTATGGGAGCAAAAGCTATTTCCGTGTCCTACATCCAGCgagcttcctgtgttctgcgcCGCGAAGGAAGTCATTAAGACAGGAAAACTTCCTGTACTGTTGCCAAAATGTAGCAGTACGGACTATATGTGCTccataaggggggggggggcagagatgTAAACAGCATAAAAATAGCTTGCGACATACATCTGACTGGATACTGAGACCATTTATATATACCAGGTTGTTGAGACATGTTTTCACTGGGATGAGCAGTCGCGTAAAAGAGTCTTATCTGTGTCGTCTATGATGTGATCTTAGCTTTTGCATCACTGCATCTCAGGCAATGCCCTATATGTGCAAAAACAGCTATTATTGAGCTAAACAGAAACATAATGTAGCCCAGTgcagcttttctctttctgcgTCTTCAGTGCTGCCTGTAGTTTCTTACAGTTTTGGCATGTGAGCCCTTAAAATGAAACAGTTATGCCTGAAAAACCCCCTCTGCGTGGAGCTTTGAGCAGTTCAACAAGTGTTTTCCCTCTCAAACTGCTGAATTTGCAGAATTTTTAGAGACCCCAATATGTAAAAGCTTCTGCATTTTACGAGAAAAAAGTAAAGGCTTGATAAAAGCCTGGTAAAATGAACATGGCTTTATTGTTATCCATTTAATCATTATCCATGTCCTTTGGGAGGCCTTGAAACCAGGCTCGGAAACACTGTTGTAAAGTGTTAACATCCTGTAAATTATCTAAACAACATCTGAACAA
The sequence above is a segment of the Pempheris klunzingeri isolate RE-2024b chromosome 23, fPemKlu1.hap1, whole genome shotgun sequence genome. Coding sequences within it:
- the LOC139222950 gene encoding RING finger protein 227, producing MYSDLECGICYRVYNAGRRCPRELHCKHSFCEGCLLTLSRPPGRDEGRLGADRLIVCPLCRHTTSISGEGAVRSQLMVDECALERLLAAGVLDREEDPEDEDVCDDTERPTPPESPAEESDSFSASGFGRHRGRWRKVWRKICGKRRRENLMTNEDLRSLALMSCYMF